The Symphalangus syndactylus isolate Jambi chromosome 1, NHGRI_mSymSyn1-v2.1_pri, whole genome shotgun sequence DNA segment TGCTGCTCCTTCTCATATACTCCCCACTGCTCAGTACGTCAGCTCCAGTGCTGGCTAGGCTTAAGGCCTTTCTCCGTGGCCTGGATTACCAAGTTTCCCAGTGGGAGTGCATACACCTGTTGCAGTTCCTGCCACCCTCATGCTGGAGACTCACAGTTTTCCACCTGGCTCATGGTGTAGGCTGCAGCCACCAATTCTTTCAAAGGGCCTGTGGTTTCATTCAGTTTTCCTGTTAAGTTCCTGTGTTGCTTCTTGGAAGGAAGCTCATAGCATGTCTCTGCACTACTTGCTCTTTGCAAGTGGAAGAAGCATACTAACAAAACCTTCAGTCTACCATCTTGAAAAACTACTAACaaggtaattttatataagaaaaccACTCAATTCATggccaaaacagaaaaaagaagaaaaagaatagatcTTCCTAAGCGATAGGGTATTCTCTGGCACTCTGCTCCTGGATTTAATCTGCACCATTGACTCTTTGGGTCTCTAAGCTGCCAGCCTGGAAGTGCTCCAGCAGCTCTCCTTGGTCTCAAGTCTCCTAGGCCACACTGCAGCTTTAGACTTGACAGGCTTCAAAATtaatctgtacacacacacacaaacacacacacacacatcacacacacatatatgcacacattctATTGGTTCTACTTCTCTGAAGAATCCAGACTAATGCAACCACTAAGAGTTGTGCATTTTTCAAAGAACATTAAATTTAGGAGATTTTTTGTAAGGATGAGACCACAGTatacttttgtacttttagaaatgttttatttattaaaactcaTATCTAGAAGAAAAATCTTACAAATCACTTTACCTTAAGAATTTCAAATTCACTTTTGACCTCGGTAGTTAAATTCCCTTAggaatttgtattttactttcaaattaaTATGAAAGATTTTTCTGAATGCTTCAAATCAATAAGTTGCAGATGAAACATTTCCAAAAGTGAATGAAAAACTTACCGCTAAATTTAcacttaaacatgtttctaaattatgttataaaacatgctgcatgcttatattttatattatttatttttatgttttcataagATTATTATTAGCTGCACTTTATCTTTTTACTAAAGTCTCTGTAATATTACTTAGACATAATTCTAGAGCTAACTTCcaagtataaaataatatgaatatatacttAGCCAGCTATGTTTACAATATATGGATATATGAGCATATTCTTATTCTTCTTTGAAGAATGAATTCTGGTAGACTcccataaaaatattagaaaagaagcCCTCAAGTAGTTTGAGACTCTCTTCTATAGTTATATGTCAGGGTTTATGATACCACGGTGTTTTAAGATTAGGTGTGTCACATCAGTTTTACTTTCTGCAATTGATGCTTCCCTCTGGAATGATGTACTTTCTAGTTTCAGTCAAGAAACATAAAGTAATTGATTTACTGCCACTGCAATATACTAATTGAGTCTGCTAACATtactttgaaaaatgaagaatgtGTTTTACAGGAATTTTAATAACATTAGTGGGAAATAGAACATGTGTTTTAGAAAACCAGAAGACTGAGTTGGCATAAATAGCGTTCCTTTTTAGAAGATTGCCTGACATGAGCATCTTGGAATTACACTGTTGGACTCTGTTTTGGCTGTGTTACTGTGTGTTGCAACTTGTATTGATTTTAATTCTTGCATCCACTTACCGTGTTAATGTCCGTGATTGCCAGTGTGGATTTATTCTTTCTACTCTGTGTGAATCTTGTACATTTTCTGGGTCTACCTGCCTAATTCAGTTTCTTGCATTTTCTTCCTTTACTGCTTATGCCAATTCAAACCAGAGAGTATTCatgtttataaacataaattaCATTAGTACTGTCttacattgaaaaaataatcaaaattaaatgCCACTTGTcatattcatctttttaaaattttgcttgtaTTGATAACTCATAATTTTATACATGTATGGGGTAAAATGCAATGCTTCAGTACATGTATACAGTGTGGATTGAACATCTCCCACTAATTATTATGTCCATCACCTCATACACTTATCATtgctttgtgatgagaacatttaagatccatTTTTTAAgtagttttgaaatacacaatacattaccgttaactgtagtcaccttgTCCTGTAGTAGttcaccagaacttattcctcctgtctacatgaaactttgtaccctctGATCAacatttctcctttctccactCACCCTGCCCCAGTCACTGGCAACTACTATTGTACTCTCTACCTGTAGGAGTTCTAACTTTTAGATCTCACACTTAAGTGGGATGACACAAGATGTTTTCTTCTGTGCCAGGCTTATTTCCTTATTACAATGATATATCACCTCATATACATTATATTAGAATGatcattatcaaaaagatgaaagttaACAAGCATTGgccaagatgtggagaaaagataaCTCTTATACACtattgatgggagtgtaaattagcacagccattttgaaaaacagtatagaggtttctaccaaaactaaaaatagaaaaatagaattaccacatcatccagcaattccacctctGGGTAGATGcttaaaggaattgaaatcagtatattgaggaGATACCTGTGCTCTcttgttcattgcagtattattcacaatagctaaggcttagaaacaacctaaatgcccatcaacagataaatgaataaaagaaaaaaagtggtatataatacacaatggaatactattcagccttacaaGAAATGTAATTCTGTCACCTGCAACAACGTGAATGAAcctagaagacattatgctaagtgaaattccTTTTGTGGAATCACCCCTGTATGTACATATTCTctctataaaatattcattagaaataaatacaataaaatatctaTTGAGCAATGCGTACTCAtaggcttttgtttttaaaatttttcacttcaccaaaattattattattttttaaatgatggtaaTTGCCCTTTGATGCTCAGAAGGTCACAATTTTAATGTAAAAGTCCTTGTAAGTTCACCCTTGTAAAATAAAGAGGAGCTCTGAGAGTTATACAGTGAATTACAAAAATCATATGTATGAGATCTTAATGAATTTTTCTTAATCAAGAAACTTGTAAAGAGGCATACAACTTAGCAAGATCATACCTTTCTGGATCTCGTTTGTATTGAGTTATTTCTTGAGTGCCGCTAGATCTTTGCACTAATACTTCTTGGGAGGAAAGTAATGTATAAAATCCTTAAGATATTCTGTTAAGGCAATGGAAAGTGATGAATGTCATCTAGTTATTAAACATAGGAAAATACTAAGACTGGACCGATCACAGTTCTTCCTAGTTCTAGGAACAATATAGATACTATTCTACACATATCCGTTAGCCAAATCGTAGGCTAATGAGGTAGGCTGTTCATCACTTTATGAAGGTATAGGAGAGGTTTTTGGCTTAAGTTTTATGTTTGCCTTTAATAAGAGAGACAGGAAATACACTTCAATTCTTATATATTCAgaagtttttcttctaaaattttcctaattttcttaTTGTACGTGTCTGTAACTGTCATGTATCAAGAAGAGGATTGATCATGATAAAGCACAATGGTAACTCTGtttgaaatacaaaaaactgCATCTAAAATAGTCTTTGTTTCTCCTCTGGTGGAGATAATCTTGATTTACGGGAGGAGTTTTTTCAGAGCTTCTTTCACATCCTTATTCCTTAGGCTGTAGATCATGGGATTCAACATGGGGAATACCACAGTGTAAAATGTAGAAACTATTTTGTCCATATCAAAAGAATAGCTAGATCTAGGGAGAGCATAGATGTAGAGAATGGAGCCATAGTATAAAGTGACAGAGGTCAGGTGGGAGGAGCATGTGGAGAAGGCTTTCAGGCGGCCCTGGGAGGAGGAGATCCTCAAGACAGTGGCGATGATAAAGAGGTAGGAGGCCAGGATGAGCACCGCAGGGCAGATGACATTGGAGGCCAGCAGGAAGTACATCAGAACCTTATAGCCGCCCTTCTCGCCACAGACCAGCTTCACCAAGGGAAGTAAATCACAGAAAAAGTCATCAATGATGTTTTCACGGCAGAAGTTAAAGGAAAACGTTTTCTTGGTGATGATTGAAGAGTTAATAAAGCCACCACAATATGAGACTGCTACCAGCAATGCACACAGCTTTATGGACATGGCCCGAGCATAAAGCAGGGGCTTGGATATGGCCACGTAGCGGTCATAAGCCATGGCAGCCAGCAGGTAGCACTCACTATAGGCCAGCCCGGCAGAGAAGAAGAACTGACACAGGCAGCCAGCAAAGGAGATGCTTTTGTTTTCAGAGATGCAGGTCACTAGGATCTTTGGGGTGTAGACAGAAGAATACCAGAGATCCAGAAACGACAGATTTCCAATGAAAAAATACATGGGTGTGTGGAGGCCGGAGTCATTACAGATCAACATGATGAGGGTGATATTTCCTACCACAGTGAGAGAGTACACACCCAGGAACACCATGAAGAGGCCCAGCTGCATCCCTGGATCTGTGGTGAAGCCCAGCAGGATGAACTCAGTCACTGTGTGATTGCTCCTCTGCATGGCTGTAAGGAATCTCATCTATGGGGAAAGGAAATGAGCTCAGTCTGAATCACTGTCATGAATATGTAGAATTATGCTACATAAGATCACATTTGCAGTAATCTTTGAAGTCTAGAACCAACAATCTAATTGTTTGTTTTAGAAAGTTTTCATTTTGCAACAGACTTTGCAATCATGTATTCAATTCTAAATTTCTTAACTTGTTTAATTATGTTTTTCCTTTAGGAATGACTgttcaaggaaagaaaatgtgtattcattatttctattttgctgATACGTTGATTCTCTTCATCTTgtcaattttctcttttgctaactgtgtaaatttctatttttaaatatcatttgttTGTCTTTAAAATACTGGGCATCCCTCTTTTAAATATAGTTTAAGAAGAATAAAGTATTTTTCCTCAAGTGCTTCTATGCACTGAAACATTATGAAAGCATTATAAATTCATATCTCATAATATTATGAGagtgaatatataaatattcatttatactAAGAGAAGTGTAATGGAAAAAGGGAATAGATACAAAGTTATGGGGAAAATGTGTACAGAAGAATGATATACAATGATgaaaatacaaagtacacagtatttactatattttacatatattttataacaaatacaataataataacttaAACACCAATTTTAAATGTAATCTATGTATAGTATAGTATCACTCCACCCACTCCTCCAGGATTCTCTTCACATAGAACTACAAATGTTACCAGAGAAATGGGTTGAGAGAAATATATCTAGCAAATATATATCTGTCTTACACTGTAAAGACAATTCTTGACACACTAACTTCTTATTAACCTAAGTCATTTTGtaggtaaataaattaaaattcaagtgtacatgatatttatttatatgctcATCCTCTTGGGACCTAGGAAAATCACTCAGTTCACACTCAACTCTCAATATTAGCATTAATAAACATCAATATCAACAAACAGTGTTATTTCTGAGTAAACATAGAACAATACAAGATTGTTCCACTTGAGCTTTTGCTACCTCTACTTCACTCAGGTTTCAGTGATCTCACATGGCTAAACCCAATGATGAAGTTCTCATCTGATTAGGTCTATCTGCAGCATTTGTCATAGTTTCTCGCTCCTTCTCTGCTGGAAAATCTTTACTTGATTTTCAGGTTGTCATACCTGTCTGGTTTGCTTCCACTTTTCTTGCTGCATGTGTCCCAGTGCTATAGAACCAACTTTTGAATTTTAGAGAGCCCCCAGAATCAGTGCTTGAACCTCTTATCTTCTCCGTCTGCCACCAGTTTCTGGTAATCTCATCCAATCTGATGACTTTAAATGCTTCTACATGCACATGACTCCAATGTTACCTCCCCTGACTATGCCTCCTCCCTGAAGTGAGACTCATGGATTCAAATGTCtagttaatatatacatattttttttaatgtctcctGGGCATCTCCAGAAAATTGAATTCACAGGGAATACTGTTTTATCATTGTATTCTAAGAGCTATATTATTTGCTTACGTGTTATCACTAAGAAGAAATTTTTACTAATTATCCTGTTAACCTTATCCT contains these protein-coding regions:
- the LOC129489780 gene encoding olfactory receptor 9G1, producing MQRSNHTVTEFILLGFTTDPGMQLGLFMVFLGVYSLTVVGNITLIMLICNDSGLHTPMYFFIGNLSFLDLWYSSVYTPKILVTCISENKSISFAGCLCQFFFSAGLAYSECYLLAAMAYDRYVAISKPLLYARAMSIKLCALLVAVSYCGGFINSSIITKKTFSFNFCRENIIDDFFCDLLPLVKLVCGEKGGYKVLMYFLLASNVICPAVLILASYLFIIATVLRISSSQGRLKAFSTCSSHLTSVTLYYGSILYIYALPRSSYSFDMDKIVSTFYTVVFPMLNPMIYSLRNKDVKEALKKLLP